A single region of the Anaerostipes rhamnosivorans genome encodes:
- a CDS encoding methylglyoxal synthase: MIIALIAHDKKKDEMVEFAKKNKETLAKYNLVATGTTGKRVEEATGLPVKRYLSGPYGGDQQLGGRIAEGKIGLVVFFRDPLTAQPHEPDVSALLRVCDVHNVPAVTNTAAAELMIQMF; encoded by the coding sequence ATGATAATTGCATTGATTGCACATGATAAGAAAAAAGATGAGATGGTGGAATTTGCAAAAAAGAATAAAGAGACTTTAGCAAAGTATAACTTAGTTGCAACTGGTACTACCGGAAAAAGAGTGGAGGAAGCCACCGGCCTTCCTGTAAAGCGATATCTGTCAGGACCTTATGGCGGTGACCAGCAGTTAGGCGGCAGGATTGCAGAAGGAAAGATTGGACTGGTTGTGTTCTTCCGGGACCCATTGACAGCGCAGCCTCATGAGCCGGATGTTTCAGCGCTGCTTCGTGTCTGTGATGTACACAACGTACCGGCAGTTACAAATACTGCTGCCGCAGAACTGATGATACAGATGTTTTAG
- a CDS encoding GH25 family lysozyme: MANLKIKVCNRFFAVFMAVGMGLAPAAQTVYGSQQNVQQEKKESGKEDSWRYKDGKPIYSTEGQMASRSARGYSNAWNKVNGMFVNDLGSPIPGAWAKGIDVSHHQKKIDWEKVKASGIDFVILRCGYGMNQPEQDDDQWLRNVSECERLNIPYGVYLYSYADTVEKAKSEADHVIRLIQDRKLSYPIYYDLEENDIYKLSNSKVAQIAGAFADRLKANGYTNVGIYANKEWFEKKLTDKLFQKYPRWIAQYNSVCSYSGSYIMWQSTDKGNVPGINGYVDLNFLIKSIPAKSFKLSKKSLSLKRGSSYTLKSYTEPKNAFPTVRWSSSNSSVASISSAGKVTAKKVGTAVITGTSGSGKKVSCKITVIPKSNKIKKLKKSGSKGIKITWSKVSGVTKYQIYMSKKKSSGYKRIATVSVKKSSYTKGKLTKKKRYYFKVRSYQTVRKKKIYSQFSSVKSLKR, translated from the coding sequence ATGGCAAATCTTAAGATAAAGGTATGTAATAGGTTTTTTGCCGTTTTCATGGCAGTGGGGATGGGGCTGGCGCCTGCCGCTCAGACAGTGTATGGCAGCCAGCAGAATGTACAGCAGGAAAAGAAAGAAAGCGGGAAAGAAGACAGCTGGCGTTATAAGGATGGAAAGCCCATTTACTCAACTGAGGGGCAGATGGCTAGCAGATCTGCCAGGGGTTACAGCAATGCCTGGAATAAAGTCAACGGGATGTTTGTAAATGATCTTGGCAGCCCGATTCCAGGTGCATGGGCAAAAGGAATTGATGTCAGCCACCATCAGAAAAAGATTGACTGGGAGAAAGTGAAGGCATCCGGTATTGACTTTGTTATTCTCCGGTGTGGCTATGGGATGAATCAACCAGAGCAAGATGATGATCAATGGCTTCGAAACGTATCGGAATGTGAACGGCTGAATATACCATATGGAGTTTATCTCTATTCCTATGCAGACACAGTAGAAAAAGCAAAAAGCGAAGCTGACCATGTGATCCGATTGATACAGGACAGGAAACTTTCCTATCCTATTTATTACGATCTGGAAGAAAACGATATATATAAACTTTCAAACTCCAAAGTGGCACAGATAGCAGGCGCTTTTGCAGACAGATTAAAGGCAAACGGCTATACGAATGTCGGAATCTATGCTAATAAAGAATGGTTTGAGAAGAAACTGACAGATAAGTTATTCCAAAAGTACCCCAGATGGATTGCACAGTACAATAGTGTCTGTAGTTATTCTGGAAGTTACATTATGTGGCAGAGCACCGACAAAGGAAATGTTCCGGGAATCAACGGATATGTAGATCTGAATTTTTTGATCAAAAGCATTCCGGCAAAGAGCTTTAAACTGAGTAAGAAGTCGCTGTCGCTGAAAAGGGGTTCCTCTTATACGCTGAAAAGTTACACAGAGCCAAAAAACGCATTTCCAACCGTCAGGTGGTCCAGCTCCAATTCATCGGTGGCGTCCATCAGTTCTGCAGGTAAAGTGACAGCAAAAAAAGTCGGCACAGCAGTGATTACGGGAACAAGTGGAAGTGGCAAAAAAGTATCCTGTAAAATCACAGTGATTCCAAAATCCAATAAGATCAAAAAACTAAAAAAGAGCGGGTCAAAGGGGATCAAAATAACATGGTCAAAGGTCTCTGGTGTGACAAAGTACCAGATTTATATGTCCAAGAAAAAATCATCTGGGTATAAGCGGATCGCGACAGTGTCAGTGAAAAAATCATCTTATACAAAAGGTAAATTAACAAAGAAAAAGCGGTATTATTTTAAGGTCAGATCCTATCAGACAGTCAGGAAAAAGAAAATATATAGTCAGTTTTCTTCTGTAAAGTCTCTGAAACGCTGA
- a CDS encoding phosphoribosylaminoimidazolecarboxamide formyltransferase: protein MKELELKYGCNPNQKPSRIYMEDGELPIKVLSGKPGYINFLDALNGWQLVKELKKATGLPAAASFKHVSPAGAAVGLPMSDVEKKIYWVDDMDMEFTPPANAYARARGADRMSSFGDFISLSDVCDAATAKIIKREVSDGVIAPGYEPEALEILNEKKKGNYNVIEIDPDYVPAPIERKEVFGITFEQGRNELNIDKDFFNDIVTENKEIPDSAKIDLAIAMITLKYTQSNSVCYAKDGQAIGIGAGQQSRIHCTRLAGQKADNWYLRQAPKVMGLQFVDGIRRADRDNAIDLYIGDDYMDVLADGEWENIFKVKPEVFTREEKREWLSQLTGVALGSDAFFPFGDNIERAHKSGVSYVAEPGGSIRDDHVIETCNKYNMAMCFTGIRLFHH, encoded by the coding sequence ATGAAGGAATTAGAATTAAAATACGGATGCAATCCAAACCAGAAACCGTCAAGGATCTACATGGAAGATGGAGAACTGCCGATCAAAGTGTTAAGTGGAAAGCCAGGATACATTAATTTCCTTGATGCATTAAATGGCTGGCAGCTGGTGAAGGAACTGAAGAAAGCAACCGGACTTCCGGCAGCGGCTTCCTTTAAACATGTCTCACCGGCAGGTGCGGCAGTAGGACTTCCCATGTCAGATGTAGAAAAGAAAATCTATTGGGTGGATGATATGGATATGGAATTTACCCCTCCCGCCAATGCTTACGCCAGGGCAAGAGGAGCAGACAGGATGTCTTCTTTCGGAGATTTTATTTCACTTTCTGATGTGTGTGACGCAGCCACAGCAAAGATTATCAAAAGAGAAGTTTCCGACGGAGTGATCGCTCCAGGATATGAGCCGGAAGCGCTTGAGATCTTAAACGAAAAGAAAAAAGGGAACTACAATGTGATCGAGATTGATCCGGATTATGTGCCTGCTCCGATCGAACGCAAAGAAGTGTTTGGCATCACTTTTGAACAGGGAAGGAATGAGCTGAACATCGACAAAGATTTCTTTAACGATATTGTCACAGAAAATAAGGAAATTCCTGACTCCGCAAAAATCGACCTGGCCATTGCCATGATCACATTGAAGTATACACAGTCTAACTCTGTCTGCTATGCAAAGGATGGACAGGCCATCGGTATCGGTGCCGGACAGCAGTCCAGGATCCATTGTACACGCCTGGCAGGACAGAAGGCGGATAACTGGTATCTGCGCCAGGCACCGAAAGTTATGGGACTGCAGTTCGTTGACGGTATCCGCAGAGCGGACCGTGACAATGCCATTGATTTGTATATCGGAGATGATTATATGGATGTTCTGGCTGACGGAGAGTGGGAAAACATCTTTAAAGTGAAGCCAGAAGTATTTACGAGAGAAGAAAAACGAGAATGGCTTTCGCAGCTGACAGGAGTCGCTCTTGGATCTGATGCGTTTTTCCCATTTGGGGATAACATTGAGAGGGCTCACAAGAGTGGTGTCTCTTATGTGGCTGAGCCGGGCGGTTCTATCCGTGATGACCATGTTATTGAAACATGCAACAAATACAATATGGCTATGTGTTTTACAGGAATCCGTTTATTCCATCACTAA
- a CDS encoding MerR family transcriptional regulator, with protein MKTVREVSRLTGVSVRTLHYYDEIGLLCPDRISEAGYRLYGAQALERLQHILLFRELEFSLKDIRQILDRPDFDRQKALDQQIELLMLKKDRLEHLIDFALGIQKLGVEPLNYQAFDKQTLENYKAEAKKSWGQTEAFQEYEQKTQDYTEEDLKFMNTKFMANFVEFGRLKAEDPASETVKKQVEALKQSITDQYYTCTDDILASLGTMYTGDDRMKESIDRAGGQGTAQFVSDAIRIYCQSHS; from the coding sequence ATGAAAACAGTAAGAGAAGTAAGCAGATTAACCGGTGTCAGTGTGCGCACCCTCCACTATTATGACGAGATCGGACTCTTATGTCCTGACCGAATCTCAGAGGCTGGCTACCGTCTGTATGGAGCTCAGGCGTTAGAACGTCTTCAGCATATTTTACTGTTCCGTGAGCTTGAGTTCTCTCTAAAAGACATCAGACAGATTTTAGACCGTCCGGACTTTGACCGGCAAAAAGCGCTGGACCAGCAGATTGAACTATTAATGCTGAAAAAGGATCGTCTGGAACATCTGATTGATTTTGCTCTTGGAATACAGAAGTTAGGAGTGGAGCCATTGAATTATCAGGCATTTGACAAACAGACACTGGAAAACTATAAAGCCGAGGCAAAAAAGAGTTGGGGCCAAACAGAAGCTTTCCAGGAATACGAACAAAAGACCCAGGACTATACAGAGGAGGACCTAAAGTTCATGAATACAAAGTTTATGGCAAACTTTGTGGAATTCGGCCGTCTGAAAGCCGAAGATCCGGCATCTGAAACTGTAAAAAAGCAAGTTGAAGCCTTAAAGCAGTCGATCACAGACCAGTATTATACTTGTACCGACGATATCCTCGCCTCTCTCGGTACTATGTACACCGGTGATGACAGGATGAAGGAGTCCATTGACCGCGCTGGAGGACAGGGCACTGCCCAGTTTGTTTCAGACGCGATCCGCATTTACTGCCAGTCCCATTCATAG
- a CDS encoding IMP cyclohydrolase, translated as MKMLSLEDELKGNSYPGRGIVIGKSPNGTYAVTAYFIMGRSENSRNRVFIEDGKGIRTQAFDPSKLSDPSLIIYAPVKVLGNKTIVTNGDQTDTIYELMDKQQTFEQALRTREFEPDAPNYTPRISGIMHVENGTYNYAMSILKSNNGNPNACNRYTFAYENPVNGEGHFIHTYMQDGDPLPSFEGEPKLVGVEDDIETFTGRIWDSLNEDNKVSLFVRYINIETGEYETRIVNKNQ; from the coding sequence ATGAAGATGTTGTCATTGGAAGACGAGTTAAAAGGGAATTCATATCCTGGCAGAGGGATTGTGATTGGAAAATCACCCAACGGAACTTATGCAGTAACTGCATACTTTATCATGGGAAGAAGTGAGAACAGCAGAAACCGTGTGTTTATTGAGGACGGAAAAGGAATCCGAACCCAGGCATTTGATCCATCCAAGTTGAGCGACCCAAGTCTTATCATCTATGCCCCGGTGAAGGTGCTTGGGAATAAGACGATTGTGACTAACGGAGATCAGACAGATACGATCTATGAGCTTATGGATAAACAGCAGACGTTTGAACAGGCACTTCGCACAAGAGAGTTTGAGCCGGATGCTCCGAATTATACTCCGCGTATTTCAGGTATCATGCACGTGGAAAATGGAACTTACAATTATGCCATGTCCATTTTAAAAAGCAATAACGGCAATCCGAATGCATGCAACCGCTATACATTTGCTTACGAAAATCCAGTAAACGGGGAAGGCCATTTCATCCATACCTATATGCAGGATGGGGATCCGCTCCCAAGCTTTGAAGGAGAACCGAAGTTAGTTGGTGTGGAGGATGACATCGAGACATTTACAGGCCGTATTTGGGACAGCCTGAATGAGGATAATAAAGTGTCACTGTTTGTAAGGTATATCAATATCGAAACAGGAGAATATGAAACAAGGATCGTGAACAAGAATCAATAG